The following is a genomic window from Candidatus Methylomirabilota bacterium.
CGGCCCGGCCTCGGCGAGCCGCCGGGCCATCGCGCGGAACCAATCCCGTCCGAGCGCCGTCGTGTCCCGCCAGCTCACGATGTCGAAGCCGGCCGCCGCCAGGAGCCGCCGGAGCTCGGCCGGCGCGACCAGGAAGCTGGTCGCCGGCTCCCGCGCCCAGGGCACCGGAAAATGGGGCGGGCCAGCGGGCCCGGCCAGCACGTCGTAGATCGCCAGCCGTCCGCCCGGCGCGAGGACCCGGGCGAGCTCCGCGTACAGCCGCGGCTTGTCCTCGATGTTCATGGCCGCGTGCTGCGTCCACACGACGTCGAAGGAGGCGTCCCCGAACGGGAGGGCCAGGGCGTCGCCGTGGCGATAGGCGACGCGCTCGCTCAGCCCCGTCCGCTCGGCCAGCATCGCGGCGACGCGGCAGTACTCGTCGGTGAGGTCGACTCCCGTGACCCGGCAGCCGAACTCCACCGCGAGGCAGCGCGAGGGTCCACCCAGGCCGCTCCCGACGTCGAGCACGTGCTGGCTCGGATCGAGCCCGACGAGACGTCCCAGCTCGAGCGTCGCCTCCCGGCCCCGGACGTGGAACTCGTCGACCGGCGCCAGGTCCTGAGGCCGCAGGTGATCCGGGTCCTTGCCGGCCGCGACCAGCGCCCCCAGGAGCGCCGCCCCGAGGTCGCGGCGCGTGTAGTGCTGCTCGACCCGGCGCGCGATCGCACCCGTGTCCGGCATGGTCACCTCCCGCGCCGACGACTGTAGCACACGCCGTGGCGACCGGCGCCGGCGCGCCGCGTCCGTTG
Proteins encoded in this region:
- a CDS encoding methyltransferase domain-containing protein, translating into MPDTGAIARRVEQHYTRRDLGAALLGALVAAGKDPDHLRPQDLAPVDEFHVRGREATLELGRLVGLDPSQHVLDVGSGLGGPSRCLAVEFGCRVTGVDLTDEYCRVAAMLAERTGLSERVAYRHGDALALPFGDASFDVVWTQHAAMNIEDKPRLYAELARVLAPGGRLAIYDVLAGPAGPPHFPVPWAREPATSFLVAPAELRRLLAAAGFDIVSWRDTTALGRDWFRAMARRLAEAGPPPLGFHLLLGADFAVMAENMRRNLEEDRVALIEVVGHRPPGGARGGE